The Equus asinus isolate D_3611 breed Donkey chromosome 1, EquAss-T2T_v2, whole genome shotgun sequence genome segment acagatgtttagctcagtgacaatcttcctcaccaaaaaaaaaaaaaaaaaagactgctacAGATATAAACAGAGAGGAGTACTATAATTTTAATGCTTTCAAATGGGCATATAAATTTATAATCATGTTGGACATTTCAGTGGGAGAGATAGAATGCTGATAGCTAACTAGTAATACAGATGTCAGCAATACCCTATATCATGAATAAGAGAAGTGCAAATTCATTCCCACAAGATGAGATCACCCATCTGAATTAGAAATGATTGTTTCTTGTTACTTTTATGAAACCCAGCATTTCACTTAATTACATAAGGTATTTTATAGCACAAATTTACTCAGTAGGCATTAATCATCATAATGTCCACCTGTGACACACAATAAAATCCCAAACCAAAACAATAGCGGTAACTACcaccaaaacaacacaaaaacaaaacacatatgcTTTCTCCAGTACCAAAAATTCACTATTAACTCTTGCCTTCAATGCTCAAGGTTTAATGCTGATTTCAAAACAATTTAAACCAAACCACAGCTTTCCTTACAAATATATCTAAACTGAGTGGATAATCAGAGGCACATTCAAAGTGTCACTATACCCCTCTCCTCCCAGTACCTGTCCGTCTTCCTCACTTCGTTTTGACATAAGACCTAGATTAACAgttaagaaaatcaataaagctgctaaggAAATTGGTACTTGAAGAATTTTTCACAACCCATTATTTCCCAAATATTGGAaacaaattctttattttaaaagaataccaCAACATAgtcatataaatttatttatttttattttttattttttggtgaggaaagttggccctgagctaacatctattgccaatcttcatcttttttcatgtgggatgctgccacagcacagcttgatgagtggtgtgtaggttggcgcccgagatctgaacctgtgaaccccaggcaacCCAAAcggagtgcaaacttaaccatgacaccaccgggcaggcccaaTATAAGTTTAAATATGACACATCTAGCAGTATTAAAGAGTCCAATTATATACAAGTGAGGTCACAGTTCATGTCTGATTATTCCCACGAATGGAAAGGTACGTAGGTGCAGCTAAACCAAAAAGGCAGGGAACTTAAAAACAAGCCTATTTATATGTTCTCATTTCATACTTGTGTCTAAATATTTATATGGAAACTGATACAAATTCACACAAGGTAAAGATATATGTTGCCTGAATAatcaaaattctttttactttttttgctcTACCCTGGATAGCATCATCAGTAATGCTTACACAAAGTAGCACCATACGACAAGCTACTTTCTTTCCCCCATAATACAGCATCAAGCTTTCTGTACTGCAGTTTGTAACTCCTCCTGGTTGAGGAAAACAGCAGTGACAACTTAGAAGTTTTCCAGGTACAGCAGATTTTGTCAGAGAAAGGTGTTACATATGTTCTTCCCAAGAACTTTACATTTTAGTTAGGAAAATATCAAGATATAACTGGTGAATATAGTCTATACATGATGTAATAattgttcataatttttttaaaaagcaaaaaacttaGAGGTAAACAGGAATGAAAGGACTAAGACACACCTGGAACTTCTCAGCGCACAGAGTTTTTCAGGCCATTCAGTGCTAACCCCAAGATTATTCAATGAAACTAGAGCCATTCCTGGATCATGGAGAGAATTCTAAAGTACCACAAACAGCCAGTAAAGCATCTTCAAAGGATAAGGACCCAAAGACAAAAAACAGAGTCGACTGCTAGGACAGcaaactgaagagagaattaggcCCAATGAACTCaaagaaaattttcactttttcaaTAGTAGAGGGCAGTAGAAAGACACTGAGCTGAGGAACTGAAATCTGGTTCTACACGTTAGTTGCTAACCTTGGGCACAACAATCAATCTCTTTGAATgacaatttcctcatctacaaaataagtaCATTAAGATCCACCAGCTTTTTTCAGAGGCTTCAGAGCAATGAGAATCAAAGACTATGATGTACTTGAGATcactttgtaaactataaaggaCTATTCTTAGTAAATGGAGATTgagacatttttttctaaagtataAAAGGCTAAAAGCCGATTTaagataaaaactataaaatcatCAGTTTTTTTGACCCAGGATAGACAACAGTAGCTGCTGTGGGTCTGCATCGTTTTTTGATGAGACAGAAATGGGAACCTTTTGATTAGCTTAATAATTTCTCTTGTATACAATGTTATTGTAGTATAATACACTAGTTATAGACTTTATCCATTAAAGAACTAGGAAGGAAATCTGTTAGCCTTAAAAAGTAAACATTGATTAAATACAACTGTCTACCTCCTCTACCGGTGGTCTAGTGGTTTAGATTCAGTGCTCTCAGCTCTCACTACctcagcctgggttcatttcccagtcagggaaccagcccacccatctgtcagttgtcatactgtggcgactgcatgttgctgtgctgctgaaagctatgccaccagtatttcaaataccagcagggtcacccatggtggacaggtttcagcagagcttccagactaagacagactaggaagaagaacttggccacccacttccggaaaaactggccatgaaaactctatgaagaGCAGTGGAGCACCGTCTGATccagcgccagaaggtgagacgatgacagagaaagaccaggcagggttctgctctgctgtacacagggtcgctaggaatCGCAATCAACTGACCACACTAACAAGAACAAAACCTCCTCTACAATATTTTGACACATTTTATTatgaacaaacaaacatataaataaattgtCCTATTTACCATGACAGGTCATTAGCTACTAGGAACCAAACCTTATGTAGCTTAAGTCCTAGGCAGAATGTTTcgatgtatacatatttataactTATTAACTCTGTTACTCACTTCAGCATTGCACATCTCCTCAGTAAAGCAGTAACTGTTAACAAGTAGAGTCCAACaaccattttcctcttttcctcaagCAGAGTCTCAAAGGTAGTTACAGACATACTGTTTCATTATAACATGAAAATAGTAAGCCTCCAGCTATTGCAAGAGGCTTTTCAAATGTCAGTATCTAACTTAGAGAAAATAGAGGGAAGCAGAAATAGAGGGTGCTGATTTGTGCTATAACCTGGTCTCATGTTATGGCATGCTCCCCGTTgccatatttaaaattacaaataagcAGGTAAAACACAAGGCTTCATATGTGAAAGTGGAAAATGGTCCGAAAGTCTTCTATTCAAagacaaattaattttttcttcccaATAACTCACCAGAAAGAAACGGATACTTAGACGCCCTAGGGGTTCTTCAAATAATgttcagaaaaatatataaaaataaaaaacaaagcaagaacaGAACACTGTTAAAAAATAAGACTTTCTTTAAAGATGGTTGCCTCTCTTTAAGGATGGATGCTATATAAAGCAGGCAGACGTATCTCTATAACTCATCATGTTTATATGTAAATTCTCTGGCAGATATAAATCCATCTTTGTCTTcatcttctttatcaaaaatATCCTCCACCAAAACATCATGATGACTTTCATTCACCACTGCACCATGCTTTTCAAACTCCTTCTTTAAATACACTTTGACCTACAAAATAACGGATCTCATTAATAATTCCAATTCATAAGATACCCACATCAAGCCAATCAATATCACCGACTGGACTGGTAGTTCCTTTAATTATATATAACAACTACTAAACAACTACTTTATGATATATTTCTAATGATAGTAAAAAAATTATACggaattttttcccttaaaaactgTTGCTATCCTGCTGCAGTAGAGGCACAGAATATTGCTTAGAGGCAAAGATAAGCTTATATCATCCGAAAAACATCCAGTCAAAGTATACTACCTGTTCTTCATTCGAGTCTAAATAAAGCCAAGCATTTGAAAGACTGCTGTCTTTCAATCCACTCAATTATCTGGATCTTATTTGCTAAAAAGGACCAAAATCCCAGATACTTCTCTTAAAATCAGATTCAATGATGGCACTTTTTTATTTACGTAAGTGTCTGGGAATAGTGCATGCTGTGGACACAGCTATGATCACGCTACATGACCTTCCAATCTCAGAAATTAAAGCAAAATCCAGCCTGATGAGTGCTTAGactaaaatttctcattttcattcagaTATCTAAAGATATAAACAAAATACTGCTCCCAATTACCCACTAGATTCACTATAATACAATTCAAcctgtttacatttttaatcatATCCCTATTATTCCTTCTGTTAGATCAGCAATTTCAAAGCCTCTCTTATCTCTCTGCCACCAACATGCAAAGATATGGAGTATATTTATAAGATTGCGGTGACTTaatggagttgggggaggggcgggggggagaagaaaaggatgaCGAAGCTCTGGATTAATGCAGAATGTATCTCCAGGATACACTGTGTGAATCAAGAAAGATGACAAATACTATGTATAGTATGCTACTTTTTGTGTAAGAAAGGGACAAAGACTTCTtagcaaatatctttttaaattggattgattttttgaaccatgtgaatgtgTTATAtattcaagattctttttttttttgctgaggaagactcatcgcataccaatcttcctcttttttttttaacgtgagCTGCCACAacagcaaggccactgacagacaagtggcataggtctgtacctgggaaccaaaccagagcacccaagcagagcatgctgaacttaaccactaggccacaggggctggccttcAAGATTCTTTTTAATGAAAGGGAATTAAAATTTATCTTGGATAGAGAAAAGTCCTATGACTGGTAACACTATGAGGTGTTACAAATTTAGCAGCTGTGGATCACGACCCCATGATTCATAACAACTTAGCTTATTCAAGCCTTAATCACTTCCTGGCCATTAAAATGAAACTGATTGAAGCATAAAAAGGAACTTGGTTCGTGACCAGCCAAGCAGAATGGAGAGTAGGGGTAGACAGAAACATGGAGATAAACATCTACCTTCACTGCTTCCCCACAGCAGCCAGACTAAGACAGGCATGTGTAGCAATGGCTGTGAGAGCCTAAATCAATTATAGGCAGACTTCTTCCTGTCTTCTTAAACACCAGGACTTTGAGGGGCTGGGAAAGGTCTCATGATGTGGAAAATGGAGACTAGAGTCTCCTTTCTCTAGGTGCTAACCTGAACAGAACTGAGCACGTGAGGTGCTTGTTGCTACTTGCTAGGAAATCACCACAAAACGCATTTAGCAGCCAGTCTACAGTTTCAAACAGAAACTGTCCACTGGAGATATTCCTCAGGACAGATCTGTTTCTTAAACAGTGACTCCAAAATGAGAGTCGTCTTGGCAAAATGGATCTTTGAAATGGATCCTACCCTCAGGGCAAGGGCAAGACACGTGAACCTTAAGCactgggagaaggaaaaacagcagaaGAATACCTGGTGCTTTGTAAGTCTCAATACATTTCTCTCCAAAACAACAATTTCCTATGAAAAGGTCAATTTTCAAAGCATTGGTAGTTTAAGAAAACTTATAAATCACGTTttatccaaataaaaataaattttctttaaaaatatatttctaaacaagtgagctgaaagaaagaaagaaagaggtgtAGGAGGAAGGAAAGGTCACCTCATCTTTAGAGAGCTTCCAGTCATCATTAAGATCCATTTCTTGGAAGGATTCATGGGATCTTGGTCCATTTCGAATCTCCAGGAGATCGATATTGAATATCAGCGTACTCTCTGGGGGAATTTTACCTGACATGAGGAAAGAGGGGGGTtaagttttattaaaaagatttcAAAGTTTTGATGATAGAAAATTTATGGTACTAgacaacatatatttttttaattgaattaaatgAAGAGCCATCCTAAGACTGTCACATATGACAGAAATTACTTATATTTTAGTCaaacaaatagaataaagaaggaaTAATCCAAACTAATAGATCAAAAGCAGTCTCATTTTgggttttcaattaaaaattgttttatacacacatacatacagatgTGCCTAAGGGCCTGGgtattaaatttcaaatataattaaGATATTACAAATTATATGTCAAGAATGACTTAAAGGGCTTTAGATGATTTAGAGTTAATTATAGTACAAGTGACTTACTAACTTTGGGGTCAGAAagtcctgacttcaaaatatataatagtACTGCCATTTCTACCATCTGGAGGCAGTATACTACTGAGTGAGCTGTGACGTCATACTATCTGGGACTGCAGCGTACTTTTGCCTGTCTcttagtctcagttttcttatgcGTAAAATGCAGATGACAATACTGCCCACCTCAAGAGTCTGTTGGGAGGATGAAGGAAGATAAATCCATGCAAAATACTTGGCGCTCTGCTTGAAAAATAGTAAGCTCTCAATACACGTTACTAACATAGAATTCTCTTACAGGCTTTACAAACAATACAGGAAGCGTCAACAATTTCAGAAAGTTATGTTCAAGAAGTTTCACGACAAGGGAGAAACTAAAACAAATTTCTGAGAAGGGAGATAAAAATCTTTAAGTGAAAAGAGCTTTGTTAAAGTCCCagggatttaaaaaagaaacctttgGGGGAAGTATGAACAATTTTTTTCAACTTGTTTTCTTATAACTATATTTAACATACAGGTCTaggtaaacattaaaaatatttcttagtccCCCCATCCCACATATTTCCATGAAAGAGCATTTGTAAGCACTAATGAGAACAAAACTTACACTGTGTGCCGAAGCTTACCATTCCAGATCTAGACAGAGAAGGGGCATGCACTAGGTCGTCCGTAAAACTCGTGTCTTTCCAAAGGAGGCATGCAAACATGGGACTAAAGGACTACAAAATCAGTGTTAAATTCATGTTAGTAGAATTAGTTTCATAGTGCTCAGTTTAAAGGAAATGAGTCCAATTTAGATCTCTACTTGTTATAAAGTAAAACTGAGTTAAATATAGTATGGAGAAAGAATAACGGATTAATactatgtatataaatattaaacgtgagacaataaaaacacaagaaGGTAAAAGAATACATTCGAACAGCAGAGAAACATTTCCTAGATActtgattttcttctctaaagaggattattattaaaataagagTTGGATTTGGTTAGTAAATCCTATTCAGTGCATAGGATTTATATAGCAAGTTTCATTTTAGAATATATAATTCGTCACATGTGGCACCCATTTTCTCCTCGGGAAATTAGGGCTAGGAGTCCCACTTTGTAAATGGTTAAGCTTGGACCTAAGGATGCTGCAAAGACTATATTCCTACCATATCAGAGTGGTTCTATGTCTGGTTCTGATgactacttaaaatttttttctcttcattatgtaGGTAATATATGCCCATTGTACAGAGTTTGGAAGAAACAcaaccagaaataaaaataatccccAGCCCCATAGTTCATTGTTAacattcttatttatttccttgtgattcactttttatgtatatatacttttCCCCCAAACTTACTATCATAGTATATATACTACagctttattttctacttttacatataaattatgtcacacatattttggatataatttttaaaatctttgaaatgccattttttaaaataactgggCTACATGTTATTTAGCTAAACCCTTCTCATTATACACTCAAGTTGGTTCCAGTACTTTTGCTATTAGAAACAATGCAGTAATGGACATCCCTGTTCACAAATATTTCTCCTAATATTTGATTACTCCCTCACGTTAGATTATAATAAAGGAGTTATAGGATATACGCATATCCCGTACATGAAACATCTTCTGGCCTCTTGTAAATAGCCCTTTGGAAAGCTGCATGGACTTCCACCCCAACAACAGGTCTATGTGCCTGCCCTGGAACAGATTAGCACAAAAGCTCCCTAGACCAGCTAGCCCATTTGCCTCtattttattaaacttatttCTTGTCactccattatttttttaaacaaattgtcaaaaattttataaaacaagaGTGAGAAGAACCTCCAATAAAAGCTTTGTTGTAGGAAACTGTAGTTGCAAGTCACACACAGCCCACATCTGAAACTGCATTTAATGCCTTACTAATTTACATTTCAAATGGTCAACTCATCAAAACACATGTGTAGAGTAATCTTTCTTTTTGCATTGTCAGAATAAATTGGTGAGTTTCAGTTGGagaggatgaaaaagttctagagatggatacTAGTAACGCTtggacaacaatgtgaatgtacttaatgccactgaactgtatccTTACAAATGGTTAAAACAGTAAACATTACGTTATGTATAttgtaccacacacacacaaaccccatCATATTCGTGAATAATGCAAATAAGAGTTGAAGGTTACAGAACCTTTTTTCATTGTTAGCTCAGTTGACCATTTAGATATTATGGCTTTAATTGGCCATTTCAAATGATAATCAGGACATAATTATATTTCCCAAAGAAATACAAGTCTGTTTacttctatgaaaaaaaaagaccaaacatAGTAGTTACACTAACTTCTGTCTCCTAATCCAGAGAACTCTAGTGCTAAGATAACAATGTAGAATTAttaccttttccttcttttccatagcccagggcaggaggaatgatgagctttctcttctctcctacaCACATTCCCTGCAAACCCTGGTCCCAACCTTTGAGAGCCTCCAGGATGCCCAGGGTAAACCAAATGGGCTGACCATTGTTATGTTTGTGActacaacagaaagaaaacacattagAACTCTTgagtaacttta includes the following:
- the FKBP14 gene encoding peptidyl-prolyl cis-trans isomerase FKBP14 — protein: MRLFLWNAALTLLIPCLSGALIPEPEVKIEVLQKPFICHRKTKGGDLMLVHYEGYLEKDGSLFHSTHKHNNGQPIWFTLGILEALKGWDQGLQGMCVGEKRKLIIPPALGYGKEGKGKIPPESTLIFNIDLLEIRNGPRSHESFQEMDLNDDWKLSKDEVKVYLKKEFEKHGAVVNESHHDVLVEDIFDKEDEDKDGFISAREFTYKHDEL